A genomic stretch from Gopherus flavomarginatus isolate rGopFla2 chromosome 3, rGopFla2.mat.asm, whole genome shotgun sequence includes:
- the SHLD3 gene encoding shieldin complex subunit 3: MEVVLHYRPFQNDLTKLQKLAEETLKEFPIRQLPRFVPWFPNVSHKLPLKPKRQPPIISGEKAEEVKQLVAASEPFIGRYYDCTVDLLEFQSNFKTGQSLIQAQTVHAQINSSNLEVQSANEKPKLRRSWSISVPSPKLKEKILPLSRELQSNLERMKLHAFYRAKWTIEQSICNNQTLEDVWIKLNTMIKHNELPSCNATIQRCVDQIWVFCDVLYSEYVGNLLKERLNLIGRMNLLVHKYGIIFSL; the protein is encoded by the coding sequence ATGGAAGTAGTTTTACACTATCGACCATTCCAGAATGACCTCACAAAACTGCAGAAACTTGCAGAAGAAACACTGAAGGAGTTTCCTATTCGGCAACTACCAAGATTTGTTCCCTGGTTTCCAAATGTTTCACACAAACTTCCGCTCAAGCCTAAAAGACAACCACCTATTATTTCTGGTGAGAAAGCAGAAGAAGTGAAACAACTTGTTGCAGCTTCAGAACCTTTTATTGGGCGATATTATGACTGCACAGTGGACCTTCTGGAGTTTCAGTCTAATTTTAAAACTGGTCAAAGTTTAATCCAGGCACAAACAGTGCATGCACAAATTAATTCAAGCAATCTGGAAGTACAATCAGCAAACGAAAAACCAAAATTGAGAAGGTCTTGGAGTATCTCTGTCCCTAGTCCTAAACTTAAAGAAAAAATTCTTCCTTTATCTAGAGAACTGCAGAGTAATTTAGAAAGAATGAAGCTACATGCATTTTATAGAGCAAAGTGGACAATTGAGCAATCTATTTGTAATAATCAAACTCTAGAGGACGTTTGGATAAAATTGAACACAATGATCAAACACAATGAATTGCCATCTTGCAATGCTACAATCCAAAGATGTGTAGACCAGATATGGGTTTTCTGTGATGTATTATATAGTGAATATGTTGGCAATCTTCTTAAAGAAAGATTAAATCTTATTGGGAGAATGAACTTGCTTGTACATAAATACGGAATTATATTTAGTTTGTAA